In Fusarium oxysporum Fo47 chromosome XII, complete sequence, one DNA window encodes the following:
- a CDS encoding histidine phosphatase superfamily — protein MSGKIIIHAVRHAQGYHNLGEEFFHLRDPALTPFGQQQCIERRKASFQDQSKFKLIASSPMMRTLHTTSLIFDDAIQTQDILAIPEAQEISDHGCDIGTDPALLREMTLRNEWPVDLSLVPEGWNDKNLYGPNSPVTGACAARARTVRRILREKGMALSRDTNEDIHIALVAHGSFMHYFSNDWENSTTGCGTGWKNCETRRYVFQNDDWDENAWLVETEESRLARGMKGLAPSAEEQRKLYEKTMVGWVDQGLPDIRYLETASVMPMQEHSRL, from the coding sequence ATGTCAGGCAAAATCATCATCCACGCAGTCAGACACGCCCAGGGCTATCACAACCTGGGTGAAGAATTCTTTCACCTGAGGGACCCCGCACTAACGCCATTTGGCCAACAACAATGCATCGAACGACGAAAAGCCTCGTTTCAGGATCAGTCCAAGTTCAAACTCATCGCATCATCGCCTATGATGCGGACACTGCATACGACAAGTCTAATCTTCGATGATGCCATTCAGACACAGGACATCCTTGCTATCCCGGAGGCACAGGAAATTTCTGATCACGGCTGCGATATCGGAACAGATCCTGCTCTTCTCAGAGAGATGACGTTGCGGAATGAATGGCCTGTTGACTTGAGTCTGGTACCAGAGGGTTGGAATGATAAAAACCTCTATGGACCGAATAGTCCTGTCACAGGTGCCTGCGCAGCACGTGCTCGCACAGTAAGAAGAATACTTAGAGAAAAGGGCATGGCTTTGAGTCGAGACACCAACGAGGACATTCACATTGCTCTAGTTGCTCACGGAAGCTTCATGCACTATTTCAGCAATGACTGGGAGAACAGCACCACTGGATGCGGTACAGGTTGGAAGAATTGCGAAACAAGGCGATATGTGTTTCAAAACGACGACTGGGACGAGAATGCTTGGCTTGTTGAGACCGAGGAGAGCAGATTAGCTCGGGGCATGAAGGGCCTCGCTCCCTCGGCAGAGGAGCAACGGAAGCTGTATGAGAAGACTATGGTTGGATGGGTTGATCAGGGACTCCCGGACATAAGATACCTGGAGACAGCTTCGGTCATGCCGATGCAGGAGCATTCAAGGTTGTAA
- a CDS encoding luciferase-like domain-containing protein gives MAPNPATNGSATDNSNNDLKKKIIINAFDMSTIGHLSPGQWKNPVDKSATKRDLQYWIDLAKLLEKGGINALFLADTYGGYDTYEGKLDNCIRRAAQWPMTDPTIPISAMAAVTKNLSFAITASTSFEPPFLLAKRFSSLDHFTRGRIGWNIVTSWKKAAFKAIGLDSPIAHDERYEQADEYLRVLYKLWEGSWADDAISPDTENDSYADPEKIRTIHHHGKFFDLDTRHIVDPSPQRTPFLFQAGTSSAGQTFAATHAEGIFVSSHSPKLLKPKIQAIRKQAAELGRDPQSLKFFATFTPIVGRTDEEAQEKLKELQKYASTIGGLVLVSGWTGIDLSKIPLDQELTSADSLEQHKVQSLLDAFTVTSEHVPKWTPRVIAEKAGIGGLGPVSVGSPQTVADEMERWIEEGDLDGFNVGYVTTPGTFEDLVELVVPELRRRGLYHEIPSEGGHTLRENVYGIGQSGLRDDHTGSKYKYDVFKEE, from the exons ATGGCGCCCAACCCAGCAACGAACGGGAGTGCCACCGacaacagcaacaatgatctcaagaagaaaatcatcatcaatgccTTTGACATGTCGACGATTGGGCACTTATCACCAGGTCAATGGAAG AATCCAGTAGACAAGTCGGCAACAAAGCGCGACCTTCAGTATTGGATCGACCTAGCCAAGCTGCTTGAGAAGGGGGGTATCAACGCGCTCTTCCTGGCAGATACCTATGGCGGTTATGACACATATGAAGGGAAGCTAGACAACTGTATTCGCCGTGCCGCCCAATGGCCCATGACAGATCCAACTATTCCCATCAGTGCCATGGCAGCTGTGACGAAGAACCTGTCTTTCGCCATCActgcttcaacatctttTGAGCCACCTTTTCTCCTGGCAAAGCGCTTCTCTTCATTGGACCACTTCACCAGAGGAAGAATTG GCTGGAACATTGTCACCAGCTGGAAGAAAGCGGCTTTCAAAGCCATTGGCCTGGACAGTCCTATTGCACATGATGAGAGATATGAGCAGGCCGATGAGTACCTGCGTGTCCTGTATAA ACTCTGGGAAGGCTCCTGGGCAGATGATGCCATCTCCCCTGATACAGAGAACGACAGCTATGCGGATCCCGAAAAGATCAGGACCATCCACCATCATGGCAAATTCTTTGACTTGGACACTCGCCATATTGTTGACCCTTCACCTCAACGTACACCATTCTTGTTCCAAGCTGGTACCTCATCTGCCGGTCAGACATTTGCCGCAACCCATGCAGAAGGCATCTTCGTGTCTTCCCACTCACCCAAACTGCTCAAACCTAAGATCCAGGCAATTCGGAAGCAGGCTGCTGAACTAGGCCGAGATCCTCAATCGCTCAAGTTCTTTGCGACCTTCACTCCCATAGTTGGTCGCACTGatgaagaagcgcaagaaAAGCTCAAGGAACTGCAGAAGTACGCCTCAACTATTGGTGGACTAGTTCTCGTCAGCGGATGGACTGGCATCGACTTATCCAAGATTCCACTTGACCAAGAACTCACCTCTGCGGACTCTCTAGAGCAGCACAAGGTTCAAAGTCTTCTCGATGCATTCACTGTCACCAGTGAACATGTTCCAAAGTGGACGCCAAGAGTCATTGCCGAGAAGGCTGGCATCGGTGGACTGGGCCCAGTCTCCGTTGGAAGTCCTCAGactgttgctgatgagatggagCGTTGGATCGAGGAGGGAGACTTGGATGGCTTCAATGTTGGTTATGTTACCACGCCAGGGACTTTTGAGGATCTGGTTGAACTAGTAGTGCCAGAGCTCCGAAGAAGGGGCTTGTATCACGAAATACCTAGTGAAGGGGGTCATACTCTGCGAGAGAATGTCTATGGCATTGGTCAATCTGGGCTCCGGGATGATCACACTGGGTCAAAGTACAAGTATGATGTGTTCAAGGAGGAATAG
- a CDS encoding CAP domain-containing protein, with amino-acid sequence MAYNSPAAEALRLHNVARSNVKVKAIVWDSKLESAATAYAKKLAKAGKMQHSAGKDRPNQGENLAYAWASNGFKNPITAGAQGWLNEKKYYKGETIPKGNFSKYGHYTQCVWKSSTKIGIGAAKDSKGAWYTVARYSGPGNVVGQKPY; translated from the exons ATGGCTTACAATTCCCCTGCAGCA GAGGCTCTGCGTCTTCACAATGTCGCTCGCTCAaatgtcaaggtcaaggccatcgTGTGGGATTCCAAGCTTGAATCAGCTGCTACAGCTTATGCTAAGAAGCTGGCCAAGGCTGGTAAGATGCAGCACTCTGCAGGAAAGGACCGTCCCAACCAGGGTGAGAATCTTGCATATGCTTGGGCAAGCAACGGCTTCAAGAACCCTATCACTGCTGGTGCTCAGGGATG GCTGAACGAGAAGAAGTACTACAAGGGAGAGACTATCCCCAAGGGTAACTTCTCAAAATATGGCCACTACA CTCAATGTGTCTGGAAGAGCTCAACAAAGATCGGCATTGGCGCCGCCAAGGACTCCAAGGGCGCATGGTACACTGTTGCTCGATATTCAGGACCCGGCAATGTTGTCGGCCAGAAGCCTTACTGA